From a region of the Dictyostelium discoideum AX4 chromosome 2 chromosome, whole genome shotgun sequence genome:
- the dohh-1 gene encoding PBS lyase HEAT-like repeat-containing protein — MVVVTEEIVNGLKETLTDVSQPIAKRFRSLFTLRNLNGPLCIDAMASALNDKSALLRHEIAYCLGQMEDEYALKVLIDLVKNSDEHPMVRHEAAEALGAIGSESAHKTLKEYSNDPVREVSETCQLALSRVEWYEKNKPETEEDKMYMSVDPAPPLKKGSVSRDELRSKFLDSNLDIFNRYRALFSLRDIGDEQSVLALCDGLKDQSSALLRHEVAFVLGQLQHRVAIDPLTTCVLDESENAMVRHEAAEALGAIASTETIPLLEKLLQDKEPIVSESCAVALDVTEYFNNTESFQYADGIKILLEKNLVDQQQK, encoded by the exons atGGTTGTTGTTACTGAAGAAATTGTAAATGGATTAAAAGAAACATTAACAGATGTTTCACAACCAATTGCTAAAAGATTTAGatcattatttacattaagaaatttaaatGGACCATTATGTATTGATGCTATGGCTAGTG cattaaatgataaatcagCATTATTAAGACATGAAATTGCATATTGTTTAGGACAAATGGAAGATGAATATgcattaaaagttttaattgatttagtAAAGAATAGTGATGAACATCCAATGGTACGTCATGAAGCAGCAGAGGCATTAGGAGCAATTGGTAGTGAAAGTGCTCATAAAACATTGAAAGAGTATTCAAATGATCCAGTTAGAGAGGTTAGTGAAACTTGTCAATTGGCATTATCAAGAGTTGAATGGTATGAAAAGAATAAACCAGAAACAGAAGAGGATAAAATGTATATGTCAGTAGACCCAGCTCCACCACTTAAAAAAGGATCTGTTAGCAGAGACGAATTAAgatcaaaatttttagattcaaatttagatattttcAATCGTTATAGagcattattttcattacgTGATATTGGTGATGAACAATCTGTTCTCGCCTTATGCGATGGTTTAAAAGATCAATCTTCAGCTTTACTCAGACATGAGGTTGCCTTTGTTTTAGGTCAATTACAACATCGTGTAGCTATTGATCCATTAACAACTTGTGTTTTAGATGAATCTGAAAATGCAATGGTACGTCATGAAGCTGCTGAAGCTTTGGGCGCAATCGCTTCAACTGAAACTATCCCATTATTAGAGAAATTATTACAAGATAAAGAACCAATCGTTAGTGAATCTTGTGCTGTAGCTTTAGATGTAActgaatattttaataatactgAATCTTTTCAATATGCTGatggtattaaaattttattagaaaAGAATTTGGTTgaccaacaacaaaaataa
- a CDS encoding zinc-containing alcohol dehydrogenase (Similar to ADH), translated as MTKTTMKAAAFTQKNGKIEIIELPIPEPTQGWIRIKVHACGVCQGENVCKHGVMGNSFPRVPGHEVVGEIDKLGEGVCNEEYKIGEFVGVGWFGGNQCGKCETCLENEWKHCKKVNTCGVTYDGGYAEYMIAPISALVKIPKGMDPLEAAPLLCAGVTVYNSFRHQDIKVGSLVGVTGIGGLGHYAIQFCKKMGYQVIAMSSGNSKEQLSKELGADYYVDMSKDNYIQEIQSIGSVKCILATAPIASTVQGLLESLGINGKLVILAAFHEPFHADSLTMIGGSKSIVGWASGDNRDSLDTLNFARNNNIKSLVNTFPLEKANEAFENIGQAKFRHVIKLL; from the exons atgacaaaaacaacaatgaAAGCAGCAGCATTTACACAGAAGAATGGTAAAATAGAGATTATTGAGTTACCAATCCCAGAACCAACTCAAGGTTGGATTAGAATTAAAGTTCACGCCTGTGGTGTTTGTCAAGGTGAAAATGTTTGTAAAcatg gTGTAATGGGTAATTCATTTCCAAGAGTTCCAGGACATGAGGTTGTAggtgaaattgataaattaggAGAAGGTGTTTGTAATGAAGAATATAAAATTGGTGAATTTGTAGGTGTTGGTTGGTTTGGTGGTAATCAATGTGGTAAATGTGAAACATGTTTAGAGAATGAATGGAAACATTGTAAGAAAGTAAACACTTGTGGTGTTACTTATGATGGTGGTTATGCAGAGTATATGATTGCACCAATTAGTGCACTTGTTAAAATACCAAAAGGAATGGACCCACTTGAAGCTGCACCATTGTTATGTGCAGGTGTAACAGTTTATAATTCATTTAGACATCAAGACATTAAAGTAGGTTCATTGGTTGGTGTTACAGGTATTGGTGGTTTAGGTCATTATGCAATTCAATTCTGTAAGAAAATGGGTTACCAAGTGATTGCAATGTCAAGTGGTAATTCAAAAGAACAACTCTCAAAAGAATTGGGTGCAGATTATTATGTTGATATGTCAAAGGATAATTACATTCAAGAGATTCAATCAATTGGTTCAGTTAAATGTATTTTAGCAACTGCACCAATTGCATCAACTGTTCAAGGTTTATTAGAGTCTTTAGGTATAAATGGTAAATTGGTGATTTTGGCTGCTTTCCATGAACCATTCCATGCAGATTCATTGACAATGATTGGTGGTTCTAAATCAATCGTTGGTTGGGCTTCTGGTGATAATCGTGATTCTCTTGATACTTTAAATTTTGCtcgtaataataatattaaatcattagtAAATACTTTCCCATTGGAAAAAGCAAATGAAgcttttgaaaatattggtCAAGCAAAATTTAGACatgttattaaattattataa
- the drnA-1 gene encoding dicer-like protein, giving the protein MIVNSRSLLNEFLQKYKIGPTPVFSTKNEGLDHDPFFTTTCIYLGHEFVSTKKKSKKEAEADCSQLVLDFLEKRQTQQQPQQQQFQNQTLPIPKLYQLLNQQPQIQTQTQPQRPISPTIRLPISPTLSPSSETQFEMNNPFLQQQQQQQQQQQQQQQQHLQQQNQQQLIQQILQLQQQTEQQRIQKLKHAFSQPQSPLQLHSLLPQPQPQQQQQQQQQQQQQQQQQQQQQQQQQQQQQQQQLQQQLQQLQQLQQLLLQQQQQQQQQQQQQQQQQQQQQQQQQQQQIEQQIEQPQLQPLQQPQLQPLQQPQLQQLQQPQLQQLQLQLQQQQQQLDQFLKQQLILEQKLDKISKQLDRLDNTTFSSIFESMNSLHDNLKILINNKKNNKNNNNNNNSGSIDINNNNNNNNNNSDSNSINSKIDFDNNKINRNALEGDNNNNNNIIIGMSGLSLTKSVNLLDELANAKKNKNKNNIITEDYSLDDKKNNNESTSTTTTTIALSSPSDQEYKNNKEKKVETITTATTTATTTKTAITSSIVKVKPPKKIREKGFKRIRDKLFNSNNITEITELYVYKIIISNPPNIIKFEHQEKEYEFSSEFLLFSINKLPTLPVIHVSNLANDHFGVAITNLFDDQQQPTKIQLKKIEFEKLITIHNSFFSKLLCQKYLKVKDITNENNFNNSHLVIPNINENYTDFNRLFDDLLNLFDFESIEEQDLTMERINQLCNDRIVLSDYGEYFNCQSISENSEKKLLLDCFHSRGKNDKEYWISKYIVFFDSNGKFEKPNDWKLKKQINNNNNDNDNDNGLEETIIINNEPPLDLKDYQRNSKILRKNPLEVVVVGFPCFVGLLGKFGVLPLICELKWNLKVLKFINESNYIKDIVCKFKNNTNNQVLREVLTHPSTKVISERKPIEKDQFQSYRPFMKDYQRLEFLGDSVLKITSSLYLFKKFDNEGEGLLSKKREFYTKNEYLTELSRRIGFDYILRITTIGDHSKPHADLIEAFIGAIYIECGFKDSFDWIIKWIFDNSYYGSDNKIYGGGGGGSEINNNDELPIIEDNLINYKYYDQINQYLNSTDFNDQTNELVSNDHFYSNQNNNNNTNFSERLEFLGDAVLDFIVADYLFSKYKEQQEGYLTESKSKLVNNENLSKILKSNKNIFSPSQQDSFKHFSVKRMGDHIESYIGGFYLKFGFEKTKNRVYKLFDLK; this is encoded by the exons atgattgTGAATTCAAGgtctttattaaatgaattccttcaaaaatataaaattggtCCTACACCTGTATTTTCTACAAAGAATGAAGGTTTAGATCATGATCCCTTTTTTACA acaACTTGCATTTATTTAGGTCATGAATTTgtttcaacaaaaaaaaagagtaaaaAAGAAGCAGAAGCAGATTGTTCACAACTTGTATTagattttttagaaaaaagacAAACTCagcaacaacctcaacaacaacaatttcaaaatcaaactcTACCAATTCCAAAACTTTATCAACTTTTAAATCAACAGCCTCAAATTCAAACTCAAACTCAACCTCAACGACCAATATCTCCAACAATTAGATTACCTATTTCACCAACATTATCACCAAGTAGTGAAACACaatttgaaatgaataaCCCTTttctacaacaacaacaacaacaacaacaacaacaacaacaacaacaacaacaacacctacaacaacaaaatcaacaacaactaatacaacaaatattacaactacaacaacagaCAGAACAACAAAGAATACAAAAACTAAAACATGCATTCTCACAACCACAATCACCACTACAACTACACTCACTactaccacaaccacaaccgcaacaacaacaacaacaacaacaacaacaacaacaacaacaacaacaacaacaacaacaacaacaacaacaacaacaacaacaacaacaacaacaactacaacaacaactacaacaactacaacaactacaacaactactactacaacaacaacaacaacaacaacaacaacaacaacaacaacaacaacaacaacaacaacaacaacaacaacaacaacaacaacagataGAACAACAGATAgaacaaccacaactacaaccactacaacaaccacaactacaaccactacaacaaccacaactacaacaactgcaacaaccacaactacaacaactacaactacaactacaacaacaacaacaacaattagatCAATTTTTGAAACAGCAACTTATTTTAGAACAAAAGCtagataaaatttcaaaacaattGGATAGGTTAGATAATACTACTTTTTCATCTATTTTTGAATCAATGAATTCGCTTCATGATAatcttaaaattttaattaacaataaaaaaaataataaaaataataataacaacaacaatagtgGTAGCATtgatataaataacaataataataataataataataacagtgattccaatagtattaatagcaaaatagattttgataataataaaataaatagaaatgCTTTAGaaggtgataataataataataataatattattatcggAATGTCAGGTCTCTCATTAACAAAGTCTGTAAATCTATTGGATGAACTTGCAaatgcaaaaaaaaataaaaataaaaataatattatcacaGAGGATTATAGTcttgatgataaaaaaaacaataatgaaaGTACAagtacaactacaactacaataGCACTATCATCACCAAGTGATcaagaatataaaaataataaagaaaaaaaagttgaaacaataacaacagcaacaactacagcgacaacaacaaaaacagcAATTACATCAAGTATAGTAAAAGTTAAACCACCAAAGAAAATTAGAGAAAAAGGATTTAAAAGGATAAGAgacaaattatttaattcaaataatataacaGAAATCACAGAATTAtatgtttataaaattataatttcaaatccaccaaatataattaaatttgaacatcaagaaaaagaatatgAATTCTCTagtgaatttttattattctctattaataaattaccaaCTTTACCAGTGATTCATGTTTCAAATCTTGCAAATGATCATTTTGGTGTTgcaattacaaatttatttgatgatcaacaacaaccaactaaaatccaattaaagaaaattgaatttgaaaaattaataacaattcataattcattcttttcaaaattattatgtcaaaaatatttaaaagttaaagatataacaaatgaaaataattttaataatagtcaTTTAGTGATACCAAATATCAATGAAAACTATACAGATTTTAATagattatttgatgatttattaaatttattcgattttgaatcaattgaagaaCAAGATTTAACAATGGAAAGAATTAATCAACTTTGTAATGATAGAATCGTACTAAGTGATTATGGTGAATATTTCAATTGTCAATCAATTAGTGAAAATAGTGAAAAGAAATTACTTTTAGATTGTTTTCATTCAAGAggtaaaaatgataaagaatATTGGATATCTAAATATATTGTATTCTTTGATAGTAatggtaaatttgaaaaaccaaatgattggaaattaaaaaaacaaatcaataataataataatgataatgataatgataatggtttagaagaaacaataataataaataatgaaccaccattagatttaaaagattatcaaagaaattcaaaaattttaagaaAGAATCCACTAGAAGTTGTAGTCGTTGGATTCCCATGTTTTGTTGGATTATTAGGTAAATTTGGTGTTTTACCATTAATTTGTGAATTGAAATGGAATTTAAAAGtattgaaatttataaatgaatcAAACTATATTAAAGATATagtttgtaaatttaaaaacaatacaaACAATCAAGTATTGAGAGAAGTTTTAACTCATCCATCAACAAAAGTAATTAGTGAACgtaaaccaattgaaaaagatcAATTTCAATCCTATAGACCATTTATGAAGGATTATCAACGTTTAGAGTTTTTAGGTGACtcagttttaaaaatcaCTTCATctctatatttatttaaaaaattcgaTAATGAAGGTGAAGGTTTATTATCAAAGAAAAGAGAATTCTACACAAAGAATGAATATTTAACTGAATTATCAAGAAGAATCGGTTTCGATTATATCTTACGTATTACAACCATTGGTGATCATTCAAAACCTCATGctgatttaattgaagcTTTCATTGGTGCAATTTATATTGAATGTGGTTTTAAAGATTCATTTGATTGGATTATTAAATGGATTTTTGATAATAGTTATTATGGtagtgataataaaatttatggtggtggtggtggtggtagtgaaatcaataataatgatgaattaccaattattgaagataatttaattaattataaatattatgatcaaattaatcaatatttaaattcaacagATTTTAATGATCAAACAAATGAATTAGTTTCAAATGATCATTTCtattcaaatcaaaataataataataatacaaatttcTCTGAAAGATTAGAATTTTTAGGTGATGCAGTTTTAGATTTCATTGTTGCAGATTATCtcttttcaaaatataaagaacaacaagaaggTTACTTGACAGAATCAAAATCTAAATTAGtgaataatgaaaatttatcaaaaattttaaaatcaaataaaaatatattctcTCCAAGTCAACAAGATTCATTTAAACATTTCTCTGTAAAAAGAATGGGTGATCATATTGAATCATATATTGGTGGTTTTTATCTAAAATTTGGTTttgaaaaaactaaaaatagagtttataaactttttgatttaaaataa
- the rsc11-1 gene encoding alpha/beta hydrolase fold-1 domain-containing protein translates to MTKSSLSVSQNGKEKESNGKSLNKSSSSSSSNSLNKSTENTNSSSSSSSGSGSPNTTTTTTTTTTTSTANQQQQQQQQQQQQQQQQQQQQQQQQQQQQQQQQQQQQQQQQQQQQQQEQQEQEHEQQQSNPSLFNFGAHYDSLCNMIIRPPRYTYSLDDLGPKAFSLGHPLKTYVRNDFELINPRGHSIQCSHFKQSEYWETGEKQPCVIYCHGNSGCRLDAMECVRTLLPMNITVLVFDFSGSGLSGGQYVSLGYFEKEDVGVIVKHLRDTGKISTIGLWGRSMGAVTSILYARDDPSIAGMVLDSPFSSLYKVAEELVHSAVQKLPKLMISLGLKMVRGSIKKRAHFDIKELDVLNIADQVYIPALFAHGESDNFVRPHHSEKLFEKYNGDKNRLLLKGGHNSERPNFFLESVCIFFQNTLKPNQDDSNDSNDPKGPEMTIHELFRNPELLFDDCSVEEQKMLFVLYQQQQQKKKQQQQQQQQQQQQQQQQQQQQQQQTSTSLPPPSEIQSPHLIVTEPSIYSSKGNGPLPPPASNPTPQQLQQNDFSFVQNSLENNNNINNNNNTDNFNNENIK, encoded by the exons taaaagtacAGAAAATACAAATAGTAGTAGCAGCAGTAGTAGTGGCAGTGGTTCACCAAATACAACCACTACAACCACTACTACAACCACTACATCAACAgcaaatcaacaacaacaacaacaacaacaacaacaacaacaacaacaacaacaacaacaacaacaacaacaacaacaacaacaacaacaacaacaacaacaacaacaacaacaacaacaacaacaacaacaacaacaacaacaagaacaacaagaacaagaacatgaacaacaacaaagtaatccatcattatttaattttggagCACATTATGATTCATTATGTAATATGATTATTAGACCACCAAGATATACATACTCTTTAGATGATTTAGGACCAAAAGCATTCTCATTAGGACATCCATTAAAAACTTATGTTAgaaatgattttgaattaattaatccaAGAGGTCATTCAATTCAATGTAGTCATTTTAAACAATCTGAATATTGGGAAACTGGAGA aaaacaaccATGTGTAATTTATTGTCATGGTAATAGTGGATGTAGGTTAGATGCAATGGAATGCGTTAGAACTTTATTACCAATGAATATAACGGTATTGGTATTTGATTTTAGTGGATCAGGATTAAGTGGTGGACAATATGTATCATTGGGATATTTTGAAAAGGAAGATGTTGGAGTGATTGTCAAACATTTAAGAGATACTGGCAAAATATCAACCATTGGATTGTGGGGTAGAAGTATGGGTGCTGTTACATCAATCCTATATGCACGTGATGATCCTTCAATTGCAGGTATGGTTTTAGATTCACCcttttcatcattatataAAGTCGCAGAGGAATTGGTACATTCCGCCGTtcaaaaattaccaaaactTATGATCTCATTAGGTTTGAAAATGGTTAGAggttcaattaaaaagagGGCTCATTTCGATATAAAAGAATTGgatgttttaaatattgcCGATCAAGTTTACATACCCGCTCTATTTGCTCATGGTGAATCTGATAATTTCGTACGTCCACATCATTCTgagaaattatttgaaaaatataatggTGATAAGAATaggttattattaaaaggtGGTCATAATAGCGAAAGaccaaatttctttttagaaTCGGTTTGTATATTCTTTCAAAATACTTTAAAACCAAATCAAGATgattcaaatgattcaaatgatCCTAAAGGTCCTGAAA TGACAATTCATGAACTTTTTAGGAATccagaattattatttgatgattgtTCTGTAGAAGAACAAAAAATGTTATTTGTActttatcaacaacaacaacaaaaaaagaaacaacaacaacaacagcaacaacaacaacaacaacaacaacagcaacaacaacaacaacaacaacaacaaacatcaacatcattaccaccaccatcagaAATTCAATCACCACATTTAATAGTTACAGAACCTTCAATTTATTCATCTAAAGGTAATGGCCCTTTACCTCCACCCGCATCTAATCCAACAccacaacaacttcaacaaaatgatttttcttttgtaCAAAATagtttagaaaataataataatattaataataataataatactgataattttaataatgaaaatataaaataa
- the adrm1-1 gene encoding adhesion regulating molecule family protein yields MNRPPQDVEFKAGKAKLTGTTVTSDSRKGYLKFGVTPEGLTCVQWRPRDSSAYEDEFYFAPGESKFIKVPACKTGRMYYLNFSGSDQKEFYWLQEANVEGDAKIEKALKVIESYIPDDDDDEEMVVDTPPPTTTIKQEPPKNPTINEVSLSQPKPTTTPPPSATNLDFIKDLFSNLPTQPKQPQITLGKILTAENLIPFLRENPEIKKDLIQYLPEEYQKDENMINEVLHSAQFLQSIETLDYAIHEGHGPEIVSLLGYEPSIASQRGVEGFLTNIQEGTNKKKNNK; encoded by the exons atgaatagaCCACCACAAGACGTAGAATTTAAAGCTGGTAAAGCTAAATTAACAGGTACAACAGTAACATCAGATTCAAGAAAGGGTTACTTAAAATTTGGTGTT aCACCAGAAGGATTAACATGTGTTCAATGGAGACCAAGAGATTCATCAGCATATGAagatgaattttattttgcaCCAGGTGaatcaaaatttatcaaaGTACCTGCATGTAAAACTGGTAGAATGTATTACTTAAACTTTTCAGGTTCAGATCAAAAGGAATTCTATTGGTTACAAGAAGCAAATGTAGAAGGTGATgctaaaattgaaaaagcaCTTAAAGTTATTGAATCATATATTCcag atgatgatgatgatgaagaaatgGTAGTTGatacaccaccaccaacaacaacaataaaacaAGAACCACCTAAAAACCCAACAATAAATGAAGTTTCACTAAGTCAACCAAAACCAACTACAACTCCACCACCATCAGCAACCaatttagattttattaaagatcttttttcaaatttaccaaCACAACCAAAACAACCACAAATTACATTGGGTAAAATATTGACAGCAGAGAATTTAATACCATTCTTAAGAGAGAATCCAgagattaaaaaagatttaattcaatatttacCAGAGGAATATCAAAAGGATGAGAATATGATTAATGAAGTTTTACATTCTGCTCAATTTttacaatcaattgaaaccTTAGATTATGCAATTCATGAAGGTCATGGTCCTGAAATTGTCTCTCTTTTAGGTTATGAACCATCAATTGCTTCTCAAAGAGGTGTTGAGGGTTTCTTAACAAATATTCAAGAAGgtacaaataaaaagaaaaataataaataa
- a CDS encoding hypothetical protein (AT2G26590/T9J22.26. 6/101) yields MDHRSPDEEFFLVLISHYLLGESFKILVDGNLIKEVTENESLLTCENGSVQFVIVNEKKKKRKLNDTSGNWKQNGEEKQLKTNFPTDYNYLLIENNEKHNENIRNLFQCVWNSKVTKRTLTLQKNGRNFKLWEFSIQLDPNSKCGTELLFRHYLKDDESILTSIKYRMCSMVIELVPSSIKTLYNNFQPIRIRNYNDFINLYLKFIDLNPGYINHFDNQNINQNNNNNNYKIDINHNIITTSQIYNIVVPIFNIDSNTNCQSLQLISSSANTSPSNSLNSSTTNSPNFSSQFLINNNYNNNNNNNNNNNNNNNNNNNNNNNNNNNNNNKNNNNNNNNNNNNNNNNYNNNNNNNNNFNSNNLNNNYNYNYYNSSMYTALVSIAKKKRIKLVENEYRTKGNVFQLNSSPTTKNVQNYNSKFNINYLE; encoded by the exons atggacCATAGATCACCTGAtgaagaattttttttagtattaatttctcattatttattaggagaaagttttaaaattcttgTTGAtggaaatttaattaaagaagtTACTGAaaatgaatcattattaactTGTGAAA atGGATCAGTTCAATTTGTTAttgttaatgaaaaaaagaaaaaaagaaaattaaatgatacaTCAGGAAATTGGAAACAAAATGGTGAAgagaaacaattgaaaacCAATTTTCCAACAgattacaattatttacttattgaaaataatgaaaaacacAATGAAAATATAAGAAACCTTTTCCAATGTGTTTGGAATTCAAAAGTAACAAAAAGAACTTTAACACTTCAAAAAAATGGtcgtaattttaaattatgggaattttcaattcaattaGATCCAAACTCAAAATGTGGTACTGAACTTTTATTTcgacattatttaaaagatgatGAATCCATTTTAACCTCAATTAAATATAGAATGTGTTCAATGGTAATTGAATTAGTTCCAAgttcaattaaaacattatataataatttccaaCCAATAAGAATTAGAAATTACAATGATTTCATAAATTTATActtaaaatttattgatttaaatcccggttatataaatcattttgacaatcaaaatattaaccaaaataataataataataattataaaatagaTATAAATCATAATATAATAACTACTTctcaaatttataatatagtTGTACCAATTTTCAATATCGATAGTAATACCAATTGTCAGTCTTTACAACTCATTTCATCATCTGCAAATACTTCTCCTTCAAActctttaaattcttcaactACTAACTCTCCAAATTTTTCAagtcaatttttaataaataataattataataataataataataataataataataataataataataataataataataataataataataataataataataataataataataataaaaataataataataataataataataataataataataataataataattataataataataataataataataataatttcaatagtaataatttgaataataattataattataattattataatagttCAATGTATACGGCTTTAGTATCaattgcaaaaaaaaaaagaattaagtTGGTGGAGAATGAATATAGAACTAAAGGTaatgtttttcaattaaatagttCACCAACAACCAAAAATGtacaaaattataattcaaaatttaatattaattatttggaataa